AAAACGATAGGTTCTTCCGATTTCTTTCTTTTCTATCCCAGAAGCTTCGCTTAATTCATCTAAGGTTCGTGGAACATCATGCCTTCTGCAGGCAGCATATAATGCTCCAGCTACAACACTTTCCATGCTTCTTCCTCGAACTAAACCTCGCTGAACTGCTAACGTATAAATGCGAGCTGATTCTTCCTCAACACTTTGAGGTAGTTTTAAAAAAGAGGATACTCGCTTTAATTCAGCTAACGCTAATTTCAAGTTTCTTTCAATAGCAGTTGAAATACGATACTGCCATTTTCGCAATCTGAAGAATTTGTTTCTATCTCGATTGCCAAGAGCATACAAATCAGCTTTCCTTCCTACTTCAGTGCCTAAACCGCGGTCATATTGGGTATAGGTCATAGGCGCTCCAGTTCGTCTTTTTCTTTCAGCTGACTCTGAATCCATTTCACGCCATTCTTGACCGAAATCAACCATTTTCTCTTCTACAACTAAACCGCAGTCTTTACAGATGATTTCGCCTTTTTCTTTATTTAAGAATAAGTTTATGCCTGCGCATTCAGGACATTTCTTCACATAATGCATATTACCCACCTACCCACAACATGAATTTAAGTGATATGATTGATTTTCGAAAGTATAATCTATATATTTTATTTCAATTAACTTTATAAAGGGAATTAGAAGTTATATTTAAATGTTTCGGTCATTCTCGAGGGAAATACAATAATTAATCTTTTCTGAAATAAATCCTCTGGAATAAAAACGCTGCGGCCCAGATTTGAACTGGGATATCCTTGCGGAAACGAGCTCTCAAGGCTCGCGCATTACCAGGTTGTGCCACCGCAGCGTATAAAACAAGACTTATAAGCCGTATTTAAAAGTTATGGAAATACGGCTCTGTCCCGAATGAAGTTTTTGGTGCCATGCTGGTGATTATCCTTCAAATTAATACGTGGGAAAAAAGGAAATTCCAATAGGAATTTTTTCTTTCTTATAAACAAGTGGGATAATCACGGCACCAAAACCGAGGCGTGAGCCGAGATTAGGGACAGAGCCAAATCTTATAGGATAACTTTATATAGCTTGATCATAAATACTCATTAAAGCTTAAACAGGTGAAGTATCCTTTATGGAAACGATCCAGAAAGCAAAAGGTAATAACGCATATACTGGCTCATTAACCACCTATCTTGTTCTAAAGTGTAAGCAATGCTCACACGAATTGCATCTTGAAAGAAGCACTGCAGAAATCACGAGAGTATTTCTTTGTCATTATTGCAGGAGTATAATCGATTTTTAAATCCGTACGTATTAAGTCTTCTTCAGGTTTAGCGCCAGTTCAGCTTCAAAAGTAATTTAACATTGGATTTTTCTCTCTGGAACCCCGAAAAATCCCCGAAGTAAAGCTAAGTAGAGCTTCACAAAAGTAGGCGCTAAACCACCAGACTTAATACGTACTTAAATCCCTTAAATTAATTAACCTATTACAAAACCATCTTTCTTCTTATACTCCTGCAAAGCATAACTCAATCGCTCTTTATTATCAGAATAAACAGTAAATAATAAGTCTCCTTTCTTCACATGATCTCCTTTATGTTGATAGAGGAAAACACCCGCTTCTTTGTCAAAAGGCGCTCCTGCTACTCGAGCGAGTCTATTCATCATGCCGTTATCAATATGGGTTACTTTTCCGCTTTTTTTAGCAATAATATCATGTTTGAAATAAGCATAGCGTATTCTTTTTAATGAAGGCATGCTGCCGCCTTGTACCGTGATAATTTGAACAAATTTTTTCCAAGCTTTGCCTTCATCAAGAATTTTCTTGGCAAGTAAATAGCCGTCTGCAGACGTCTTTGCTTTTTTAACCAGACAAAACATTTCACCAGCGAGCATCAATGATTTTTCCCTTAATAAGGTGCTTTGATCAGGCAAGTGCTGCAATACTTTAATAACATCCTTTGCCTCAAGCGCAGGGCCGATGCCGTTGCCAATAGGTTGTGAACCATCAGTAATGACTACTTGGAGTTTCACGCGTAAGCGTTTAGCCACAGCCAAAAATTTCTGTTTTAATTGAAGTGCATGTTTTAGATTTTCAATTTTTGAACCTTTTCCAACAGGAATATCAATGAGAATATGTGTTGAAGAGACAGATTTCTTTTTGCCAAGGATGCTTGCAATAAGTTGCCCGACAGGATCAAGTGACATGGGATATTCTACTTTGATAATTTTGTCATCTGCAGGAGCTAAATTCATTGATCCTCCCCAGGCAAGGCAAGCGCCAGTTTTTCTGATGATTTTTTTCATCTGAGTGATGTCAAAGTCAACAGGTGAAAACACTTCAACAGTATCAGCAGTTCCTGCAGCGCTGGTAATTGATCGTGAACTTGTTTTAGGGATGGTTAAGCCGGCTGCTGCAAGAATAGGCACGACAATCATCGTTGTTCTATTGGCAGCTACTCCGCCGATGCAGTGTTTATCAACAATAATTTTCTTGTTTAATGTTAGAACATCTCCGGTATTGATAATTGCTTTTGTCAATGAAGCAGTTTCGTCAATAGTAAGTTCATGCACATATCCTGCTGCAACAAAGTAACTGATTTCAATTTCACTAAGCTTTCCAGCAACTATATCTTTGATAATGGTGAAAAATTCATTATAATTTAAGCGTTTGCCTTTTAATTTTTTCTTAATAATCGCGATAGATTTTGGTTTTTTCTCGAGTTTTACTTCGAGAGCGCAAATAATTTTACCAAATGCTTTGCTCGTTTCAAGAAACAGTCCTATTTCACCAGGTTTAATAAAACTCTGGGAGGTGGTTATGTCAACACTGGCAATGACTGTTCGATCACAAGCATTTAATCTCACTTTATCACCAGAGTAAACTTCCATTAAACTCGCATCTCTTTTATGGATCATAACAATAGGGGAATTTCCTGTTCGTATCTTCAAATGCTTAGGTTTGAGCTTCATGATGATGTTCCTCCCAATAAATTCTAACCATAGTAACAAGAATACTTAAAACTAACGGTCCAAGAATCATGCCTAATGCTCCAAAAAAAGCAATGCCACCAATAACGCCGACAAATATAATGAGGGAATGAAGTTTTGCGCGATCGCCAATAACACGAGGTTTTAAAATAAATTCAAGCGGCCAAACTATGATGCCATACAAGATCAAAAGTAAGACTCCTTTGATAACCATGCTTTCTATATCTTGAGATATGCCGGTAATAAGATAGTAAAATGCAATAGGGAGCCATACTAAACCAACGCCAACCATGGGCAGGATAGCAAGAATAGTCATAGCAAGACCTAAAAGTAATGCATGCGAAACGCCAAATATGAAAAAGATAACAGTTCCTGAAATTCCTTGAAGTATTGAAATAACTACTTGTCCATACATGACTGCATACGTGGTGTCTTTAATTTGTTGCATAAGGTGTTGGGCATGCTTTTTCTTAAGAGGGAGCATTTCTACAAACCAATGGTAGATCTTTTTTCCATCAATAAAGAGATAAAATAAGGTGATTATCATAATCACAAATTGGAAAATTTTCTTAGGCAGGGTGAAAATAATTTGGGATGAAAATTGATATACTGCTTTTCCAAGATGAATTAAACTGCTTGATGCAGTCTTTTGCAGGCCGTAATGTTCCAGAATTTGTACAAAATTACTATATACTTCACAAAGCTTGCTGGTTGCTTCTGTGCAGGTTACTGAACCATCTTCTTGGAGTGTTGATTTTAGTGCTGAATAAGTTATTTGGGTTTGTTGCACTAATGCCTGTGTTATAAATATCATCGGAGTAAAAATAATAATCAAAATAAGTAGAATGGTTAAGAATGAAGCAAAATGGTTGCTCTTTACTTTTCTGCCGAGCCATTCATAAGCAGGATAAAAAAGATATGCTAAAAGAACAGCGCTGATCAGAGCGCCAAGAAGTTCCTGAATAATGAGATATGACATATAAATGATCAATAAAAACAACACAATAAAGAAATATTTACTATATCCTTTTTCATGATCTTCAATCATACATTCTTTTGGATATAAGCGGTATTTAAAATTATTGATATACATAGCTCTATTTATTTATAAATAGAGCTATGATATCAATAATTTATATAATTCTTACATTCTTGTGTCACTCTTGGATAATAACATTTATAAATGCCTTTATATTCCTGTGAATAAAAAGGGTTTTAATAGTTAGTAGTACTTAATGATACCATGTAGAACATATCAACAGAAAATTGACTGTGATGGGGGAGTCTTCCATGATCGTAGGAGAAAAATTCGTAGGAAAATTAAAAGAATTTGGTTTAAACAGTTATGAAGCAAAAATTTGGATTGCATTGCTTTCTCGAGGCGTTTCAAGCGCAGGCGAGTTGTCTGATATTTCTAATGTTCCAAGATCAAGAGCTTATGATGTTCTCGAAAGTTTAGAGAAAAAAGGTTTTATTGTGATGAAGATTGGCAAGCCAATAAAATACATTGCAGTTAAGCCTCAAGAAGTTCTTGAAAGAGTTAAAAAGAGAATTCAGGAAGATGCAGTTAAACAAGCTGACTTGCTTGATGAAATCAAAAAAGATCCTCTTTTAAAAGAACTTGAATTGCTTTATTCTAAAGGCGTTGAAGTTGTTGATCCTTCAGAATTATCAGGTTCATTAAGGGATAGAACAAACTTATACAATAATATCAATATGTTGATTAACAATGCTCAGGATAACATTACTATTATGACAACTGAAGAAGGCTTAGTAAGAAAATCAGAGTCATTAAAGAAAGCTTTGGAAAAAGCAAGTAAACGCGGCATAAGTATAAGAATTGCTGCACCTATAACTAATAAATCAGAAAAAGCAGCAGAACTATTGCAGCAATTTG
This genomic interval from Candidatus Woesearchaeota archaeon contains the following:
- a CDS encoding transcription initiation factor IIB; this encodes MHYVKKCPECAGINLFLNKEKGEIICKDCGLVVEEKMVDFGQEWREMDSESAERKRRTGAPMTYTQYDRGLGTEVGRKADLYALGNRDRNKFFRLRKWQYRISTAIERNLKLALAELKRVSSFLKLPQSVEEESARIYTLAVQRGLVRGRSMESVVAGALYAACRRHDVPRTLDELSEASGIEKKEIGRTYRFVTRELGITILPSNPADYIARFASALKLSAETQSRAIEILESAQKSELTSGRGPTGIAAAALYVSALIHGEKRTQREVADVAGVTEVTIRNRYKELLDELKLEKEIKKVKKK
- a CDS encoding AMP phosphorylase yields the protein MKLKPKHLKIRTGNSPIVMIHKRDASLMEVYSGDKVRLNACDRTVIASVDITTSQSFIKPGEIGLFLETSKAFGKIICALEVKLEKKPKSIAIIKKKLKGKRLNYNEFFTIIKDIVAGKLSEIEISYFVAAGYVHELTIDETASLTKAIINTGDVLTLNKKIIVDKHCIGGVAANRTTMIVVPILAAAGLTIPKTSSRSITSAAGTADTVEVFSPVDFDITQMKKIIRKTGACLAWGGSMNLAPADDKIIKVEYPMSLDPVGQLIASILGKKKSVSSTHILIDIPVGKGSKIENLKHALQLKQKFLAVAKRLRVKLQVVITDGSQPIGNGIGPALEAKDVIKVLQHLPDQSTLLREKSLMLAGEMFCLVKKAKTSADGYLLAKKILDEGKAWKKFVQIITVQGGSMPSLKRIRYAYFKHDIIAKKSGKVTHIDNGMMNRLARVAGAPFDKEAGVFLYQHKGDHVKKGDLLFTVYSDNKERLSYALQEYKKKDGFVIG
- a CDS encoding AI-2E family transporter → MIEDHEKGYSKYFFIVLFLLIIYMSYLIIQELLGALISAVLLAYLFYPAYEWLGRKVKSNHFASFLTILLILIIIFTPMIFITQALVQQTQITYSALKSTLQEDGSVTCTEATSKLCEVYSNFVQILEHYGLQKTASSSLIHLGKAVYQFSSQIIFTLPKKIFQFVIMIITLFYLFIDGKKIYHWFVEMLPLKKKHAQHLMQQIKDTTYAVMYGQVVISILQGISGTVIFFIFGVSHALLLGLAMTILAILPMVGVGLVWLPIAFYYLITGISQDIESMVIKGVLLLILYGIIVWPLEFILKPRVIGDRAKLHSLIIFVGVIGGIAFFGALGMILGPLVLSILVTMVRIYWEEHHHEAQT
- a CDS encoding TrmB family transcriptional regulator, giving the protein MIVGEKFVGKLKEFGLNSYEAKIWIALLSRGVSSAGELSDISNVPRSRAYDVLESLEKKGFIVMKIGKPIKYIAVKPQEVLERVKKRIQEDAVKQADLLDEIKKDPLLKELELLYSKGVEVVDPSELSGSLRDRTNLYNNINMLINNAQDNITIMTTEEGLVRKSESLKKALEKASKRGISIRIAAPITNKSEKAAELLQQFAEVRHVDVVKSRFCIVDNKEITFGLLDDAKSVASYDVGLWVTSEFFAKALEGMFNQVWNTKAAKLLKH